The DNA region ATTGGGAAGTCTTTATGCACCGTCCAACCTGCGAGAAGATTCAGCCATTTGTCGTATTCGGTTTTCCATTTTCCGTCGTAATAGAATTGGAGTTGGTAGTTTTTGTAGGATTCGTAAGTGTTTTTCAGTTCAGAAGCGTATTGTTTCTCGATGTTCTGATAAGGTGAAAAACGTTTGTAGTCTTCGAGTCCGATTGGATTTTCGAGGATTAACTTTTCTACATTTTCGGGATACATTACTGCCATTCTTGAAGCGAGCATTCCACCCATGGAATGACCGAGAACCATGAATTTATCAATTTTCAAATCATCCATGATTGATTTTGTGTTTTCTGCCAACTGATGAAAACTGAACTGATATTGTTTCGGTTTTGATGATTTTCCGAAACCAATCTGATCGGGCATTACAACACGGAAACCTTCCTTGTTCAATGCTTTGGCAACAGATTCAAAATAATATCCGTTGAAGTTTTTTCCGTGAAGAAGTAGAATGGTTTTTCCGTTCCAGTTTGCAGGTTTTGCATCCATATAAACCATTTTCAGTTCCTGTCCCTGGTTTTTTACAATTTTTGTGGTGGTTGGAAACGGATATTTAACCGTGGAAAGCTCAGCATCAAGCGGAGTGAGTTTGGATAAATCTGCGGTGTTTTGTGCTTTGCAGGAAAACAGAAAAGCAAATGGTATTAATAAAGAAAGAAGGTTTGGGAATTTCATAATTTGGATTTTTTCAAAAATACGAAAAAATGAGTTTGTTTTGCTTTGAAGCTTTCAGCACTCTGCAATCGGCTGATGGTTTCTATTCATCCCACAGCTTCACAATGAGCTATTGCTTTTTCGCTTTCTGCGCTTCACTTTTCTGAACCACTGAACCGCTGAACTACTGAACCACTGAACTACTCGTCCACTCAATCGTAAGCTTCCCACCATTTTTCATAAACCTTCTCATCATCCTTCCAATCCACATTTTCACCGATTTTTGGAGTGATGATTCTTAAGTTTTCGGTATTGAGTTCGGTGATTTTCTGTAAGGGTTCGTTCCACGGGTGTACTGCCAATGCAAATTTGCTGTTGTGAACCGGAATCATTCTTTTGGCATTAAGTTCCTTCATTGCCTTGATGTTTTCGCCGGGAAGGAAATGGATGTATCGCCAATCTTTATTGTACTGTCCGTTTTCGAGGATTGCAAGGTCGAAACTTCCGTACTTCTCACCAATTTTTTTGAAATGGTCGTCGTAGCCGCTGTCACCGCCGATATAAATTCGTTGGTTCGGCGATTCAAAAACAAAACTTGCCCAGATTGCCTGGTTTCTTTTAAAGGTTCTCCCTGAAAAATGTCGGGCAGGTTCTGCATTGATTTTGAATCCGTTTCCTAAATCTGAACTTTCAAACCAATCGAGTTCGATCATATTTTTGGGATTATACCCCCATAATTCGAGATGTTCACCGGTTCCTAATCCTGTGATGATTTTTTTGGTTTTTGGGAAAAGTTTCAAGACCGTGTTGTAATCCAAATGGTCCCAATGATCGTGGGTAATGATCAAATAATCCAATTCGGGAATATCTTCCGCGGTGTATAAGTCACTTCCCTTGAATGCTTTTGTGGTGAAGGAAAACGGCGAAGCATAACCGCTCAGAACGGGATCAACGAGGATTTTCTTGCCGTCAATCTGCATATAATAAGAAGAGTGGCCCATCCAAATAAAAGTATCCTGGTTGGGATCAAGATTTCTCAAATCGGTTTTTTCGAAATGGAAAGCGTGAACAGGAGCTTTCTTTTCAACTTTCCCGAAAAGGAATCTGAACATTATTTCGGGCATCGAAGTATCTTCAGCCAACTGCGGTGTGGGATTCAGGTTTTGGAAACTTCCGTTTCGCCAGTTGGGAGATTTCTTGATTCGTTCGAGCCTTTCGCCTGACGGTGTTTTGCCAAATTTTTTCTGTTTCATAATAAAGCAGGCCGTCATCGAAAATAATCCGGCCAAAATCAAAGTAAAGATGAGGGTTCTTCTAAGTAATTTCATTTTTTCTCTTGACGATGCAGGTGCAAAAATACTTTAAAAATCACCAATAAAATTTTTAGGTGAAAGTTGCCACAGAATATCGACAGTTGTTGATTTAAATCACATTTTGTTAATAATCGCTCTTTTTTACTTGTTTGATGATTAAATATTTTTTAATTTTAATCAACCTTAAAAATTACAGCTATGCACGATAATGTAGTCGTTAAACAGAGAGTTAACGCACCTGTAGAAAAAGTTTGGAATGCGCTTACCGACAAGGCGCAGATGAAAGAGTGGTATTTTGATATCCCGGATTTTGAACTTGGTTTACATAACGAGTTCAATTTTTATGAACCGGGGGACGCAAAGAAATTCCATCACCACGGAGAAATTCTTGAAATTATTCCGCAATCGAAGCTGAAACATTCCTGGTCATATCCTGAATACTCAAAAGATAAAACCCTCGTGAAATGGGAACTGGAACCGGATGGAGAAGGCACAATGGTAACGCTCACCCATAAAGGACTTGAGAATTTCGACCACCTCGGACTGGATTTTGCGACCAGCAATTTCGAAGACGGATGGAAGGAGATCGTCGGTAAAGCGCTGAAGGATTATGTAGAAAATTAAATCTGTAGAAATATTTTGTTAGGGAGCGTGTTATGAAGCACGCTCTATTTTTGTACTTTTAACAGGAAGAAATTATAACGAATTATGGAAAATCAAAATTTTGCAGAAGCAGGAATGCTCATCAGGAAACCGGTTTCAGAGGTATTCGAGGCGTTTGTGAATCCTGAAGTGACGACTAATTTCTGGTTCACCAAGAGTTCTGGAAAACTTGAGGAAGGCGAGGAAATCACGTGGACTTGGGAAATGTATGGACTGGATGTTCCCGTAAGAGTTTCCGACGTGGTGAATAACGAAAAAATCGAAATCGAATGGGGAAATTACGACGATATGACGAGAGTTGTTTTCACCTTAAAAAAAATATCAGAGAACGAAACTTTTGTGAATGTGGTGAACGACCTTTTCAAAGGAAATACCGACGATATGAAGAAACAAATCCGAGATTCGACGGGTGGTTTCAATCTGGTGATGGCAGGTTGCAAAGCGTGGCTCGAACACGGAATCAACCTGAATCTGATTAAAGATCGGTTTCCGATGGGGAAGTGATTCATGAGTGATGAGTGATGGATTTTTCTCTTCAAAGAAGAAATGAAAGATGTTTTTAGCCCCGGTTGTAGCGGAAATCCTTTTTGTTTTTTTTGAACGCACCTCTTGCACGTTCTTACAATGAGGATAAAAAAAACAAAAAAGATTGCAGCGGAAAACGGGTAGGGTCGTCGAGAATTGATCCCACCTTCAAGCTCCTAAAAAATTATGCGGTTTTTGCAGGTAGCTGGTTTCTTTTTTCCAGTTTTTTGTAGGTGTACGAACTCATTACGATGCTGAATTCATAGAGCAAGAGCAGCGGAAATGCCGCCATCAACATACTCAGAACATCGGCTGGAGTTACGATTGCCGCCACAACCATAATCAGTACGATCGCGTGGCGACGGTAAGTTTTCATGAAAACCGGTGTGAGAATTCCGATAGAAGTGAGGAAATAAACGATGACCGGAAAAAGGAAAATTACGCCCATTCCCAAAACAACCTGCAGGAAAAGTGTCGTGTAATCGCTTAAATCGTAGAGCGGAACGATGATGTCGGAGATTTTGAAGATGACCCCGAAGTTGATCGCGAACGGTAAGATCAGGAAATACCCGCACAAAATCCCCGTGAGAAAAAGGATCCACACGAAATTGATCATGAAGACCGAATTTTTTCT from Chryseobacterium suipulveris includes:
- a CDS encoding alpha/beta fold hydrolase produces the protein MKFPNLLSLLIPFAFLFSCKAQNTADLSKLTPLDAELSTVKYPFPTTTKIVKNQGQELKMVYMDAKPANWNGKTILLLHGKNFNGYYFESVAKALNKEGFRVVMPDQIGFGKSSKPKQYQFSFHQLAENTKSIMDDLKIDKFMVLGHSMGGMLASRMAVMYPENVEKLILENPIGLEDYKRFSPYQNIEKQYASELKNTYESYKNYQLQFYYDGKWKTEYDKWLNLLAGWTVHKDFPITAWNAALTSDMVYTQPVVYDFEKITAPTLLIIGTRDRTAIGKAFAPKELQPLMGQYQNLGKETQKKIKGSKLVELDDVGHSPHIEVFDRFIQPLLEFVKE
- a CDS encoding SRPBCC family protein; translated protein: MENQNFAEAGMLIRKPVSEVFEAFVNPEVTTNFWFTKSSGKLEEGEEITWTWEMYGLDVPVRVSDVVNNEKIEIEWGNYDDMTRVVFTLKKISENETFVNVVNDLFKGNTDDMKKQIRDSTGGFNLVMAGCKAWLEHGINLNLIKDRFPMGK
- the tatC gene encoding twin-arginine translocase subunit TatC, with product MSDGKEMSFWGHIGELRGHLIRSIIAIVIGALIVGFNINWIMDHVFFGPTRNDFPTFKIVNHFSNMVLGHDSITLPDDFPVRVQKLYQQFNVMMAVSIFGGIVLAFPYIIWELWRFISPALHPNERKNSVFMINFVWILFLTGILCGYFLILPFAINFGVIFKISDIIVPLYDLSDYTTLFLQVVLGMGVIFLFPVIVYFLTSIGILTPVFMKTYRRHAIVLIMVVAAIVTPADVLSMLMAAFPLLLLYEFSIVMSSYTYKKLEKRNQLPAKTA
- a CDS encoding SRPBCC family protein, whose translation is MHDNVVVKQRVNAPVEKVWNALTDKAQMKEWYFDIPDFELGLHNEFNFYEPGDAKKFHHHGEILEIIPQSKLKHSWSYPEYSKDKTLVKWELEPDGEGTMVTLTHKGLENFDHLGLDFATSNFEDGWKEIVGKALKDYVEN
- a CDS encoding MBL fold metallo-hydrolase, whose amino-acid sequence is MKLLRRTLIFTLILAGLFSMTACFIMKQKKFGKTPSGERLERIKKSPNWRNGSFQNLNPTPQLAEDTSMPEIMFRFLFGKVEKKAPVHAFHFEKTDLRNLDPNQDTFIWMGHSSYYMQIDGKKILVDPVLSGYASPFSFTTKAFKGSDLYTAEDIPELDYLIITHDHWDHLDYNTVLKLFPKTKKIITGLGTGEHLELWGYNPKNMIELDWFESSDLGNGFKINAEPARHFSGRTFKRNQAIWASFVFESPNQRIYIGGDSGYDDHFKKIGEKYGSFDLAILENGQYNKDWRYIHFLPGENIKAMKELNAKRMIPVHNSKFALAVHPWNEPLQKITELNTENLRIITPKIGENVDWKDDEKVYEKWWEAYD